In one window of Protaetiibacter larvae DNA:
- the pstA gene encoding phosphate ABC transporter permease PstA: MTALDSTPRTVTNSYTAGKLPSWMPWVILAGSLAITVGSSIIMGLGTGEVNWILGVIAGVALFILSNWVIALLVEGGRQATNRLITSLVSGAFVLALIPLIWLVGTVAANGMPTFLNGTFLSQSMRNVVGEGGGALHAIVGTLIITGFAALISIPIGLMTAIYLVEYGTGKLARGITFFVDVMTGIPSIVAGLATYALFALLFGEGVRMGFAGSVALSILMIPVVVRSSEEIIRLVPNELREASYALGVPKWRTIVKVVLPTSIAGITTGVMLSISRVIGETAPLLIVAGFTASMNYNPFSERMMSLPVFVYTQYVSPGTDAEFYIQRAWAGALTLIVIVALLNAIARVVSHFFSPKLGR, translated from the coding sequence ATGACCGCCCTCGACTCCACGCCGCGCACCGTCACCAACAGCTACACGGCGGGCAAGCTCCCCAGCTGGATGCCGTGGGTGATCCTCGCCGGATCGCTCGCCATCACCGTCGGCTCGTCCATCATCATGGGCCTCGGCACGGGCGAGGTGAACTGGATCCTCGGCGTCATCGCGGGAGTGGCGCTCTTCATCCTCTCGAACTGGGTCATCGCCCTCCTCGTCGAAGGCGGACGCCAGGCCACCAACCGCCTCATCACCTCGCTCGTGAGCGGCGCGTTCGTGCTCGCCCTCATCCCGCTCATCTGGCTCGTCGGCACGGTCGCCGCCAACGGCATGCCGACCTTCCTCAACGGCACCTTCCTCAGCCAGTCGATGCGCAACGTGGTCGGCGAGGGCGGCGGCGCCCTGCACGCGATCGTCGGCACGCTCATCATCACGGGATTCGCGGCGCTCATCTCCATCCCGATCGGCCTCATGACGGCCATCTACCTCGTCGAATACGGCACCGGCAAGCTCGCGCGCGGCATCACCTTCTTCGTGGACGTGATGACGGGCATCCCCTCGATCGTGGCGGGACTCGCCACCTACGCGCTGTTCGCGCTGCTGTTCGGCGAAGGCGTCCGGATGGGCTTCGCCGGATCGGTGGCCCTGTCGATCCTGATGATCCCCGTGGTGGTGCGCTCGAGCGAGGAGATCATCCGCCTCGTGCCGAACGAGCTGCGGGAGGCCTCCTACGCGCTCGGGGTGCCCAAGTGGCGCACGATCGTGAAAGTCGTGCTGCCCACCTCGATCGCCGGCATCACGACCGGGGTCATGCTGTCGATCTCACGCGTCATCGGCGAGACCGCGCCGCTGCTCATCGTGGCCGGCTTCACCGCCTCGATGAACTACAACCCCTTCTCGGAGCGGATGATGTCGCTCCCCGTGTTCGTCTACACGCAGTACGTGAGCCCCGGCACGGACGCCGAGTTCTACATCCAGCGGGCCTGGGCCGGTGCGCTCACCCTCATCGTGATCGTCGCCCTGCTCAACGCGATCGCCCGCGTCGTCTCCCACTTCTTCTCGCCCAAGCTCGGTCGCTGA
- the pstS gene encoding phosphate ABC transporter substrate-binding protein PstS, with product MKITRFGGVAALALAGALALTSCASNEAPPAGGDDEPTSDLSGTFNGAGASSQGSAQEAWVAAFQTANPAVTINYDPSGSGAGRGTFIAGGADWAGSDSALSDDELAGDFAACAAGTKPIDIPTYISPIAVIFNVEGVDELNLDATTIAHIFKGDITNWNDPAIAALNEGTTFPDLAITAVHRSDDSGTTKNFADYLFQVAPDVWTEKPADAFPFQTGEGAQGTSGVVDAVTNGVGTIGYADASKAGDLGVAKIKVGDEFVAFTPEAAAAVVAESPLVEGRGEFDLAFQLNRTTTDPSHYPLVLVSYSIVCSEYADAAKGAFVKAYIGYITSPEGQQVAADAAGAAPLSSELSAKVAAAVASIK from the coding sequence GTGAAGATCACGCGTTTCGGTGGCGTCGCCGCCCTCGCGCTCGCGGGCGCCCTCGCCCTCACGTCCTGCGCCTCGAACGAGGCCCCCCCTGCCGGTGGCGACGACGAGCCCACCAGCGACCTTTCCGGCACCTTCAACGGCGCCGGCGCCTCCTCGCAGGGCTCGGCCCAGGAGGCTTGGGTCGCCGCCTTCCAGACCGCCAACCCCGCCGTCACCATCAACTACGACCCGAGCGGTTCGGGTGCAGGTCGCGGCACCTTCATCGCGGGCGGTGCCGACTGGGCCGGCTCCGACTCGGCTCTGAGCGACGACGAGCTCGCCGGCGACTTCGCCGCGTGCGCCGCCGGCACCAAGCCGATCGACATCCCGACCTACATCTCGCCCATCGCGGTCATCTTCAACGTGGAGGGCGTGGACGAGCTCAACCTCGACGCGACCACCATCGCCCACATCTTCAAGGGCGACATCACCAACTGGAACGACCCGGCGATCGCCGCGCTCAACGAGGGCACCACCTTCCCCGACCTGGCCATCACCGCCGTGCACCGCTCGGACGACTCGGGCACCACCAAGAACTTCGCGGACTACCTGTTCCAGGTGGCCCCCGATGTGTGGACCGAGAAGCCGGCCGACGCCTTCCCGTTCCAGACCGGTGAGGGCGCGCAGGGCACCTCCGGTGTCGTCGACGCCGTGACCAACGGTGTCGGCACCATCGGCTACGCCGACGCGTCGAAGGCGGGCGACCTGGGCGTCGCGAAGATCAAGGTCGGCGACGAGTTCGTCGCCTTCACGCCGGAGGCCGCCGCCGCCGTCGTGGCCGAGTCGCCGCTCGTCGAGGGCCGTGGCGAGTTCGACCTCGCGTTCCAGCTGAACCGCACCACGACCGACCCGAGCCACTACCCGCTCGTGCTCGTCTCGTACAGCATCGTCTGCAGCGAGTACGCGGACGCCGCCAAGGGCGCCTTCGTGAAGGCCTACATCGGCTACATCACGAGCCCCGAAGGCCAGCAGGTCGCCGCAGACGCCGCGGGTGCCGCGCCGCTCTCGTCCGAGCTGTCGGCCAAGGTCGCGGCCGCCGTCGCGTCCATCAAGTAA
- the pstC gene encoding phosphate ABC transporter permease subunit PstC — protein sequence MTAAPVRIAAKKRLGDRLFSGGALAAGSLILVVLAGVAIFLVAQSLPAFLVDPSEIKGEPESFWHYVGPLVFGTVWAAALALIIAVPIALGISLFISHYAPRRLAQGLGYTIDLLAAVPSVVYGLWGAGVLAPAIQPFYAWLVENLGWIPIFAPPVSGTGRTILTVAIVLAVMILPIITALCREVFLQTPKLHEEAALALGATRWEMIKMAVIPFGRPGIVSAIMLGLGRALGETMAVAMVLSPAFIISFVLTSPQNPTTIPANIALNYPEAHGIDVNVLIATGLILFVITFAVNSAARWAVSRRKEFSGAN from the coding sequence ATGACCGCCGCCCCGGTACGGATCGCCGCCAAGAAGCGGCTCGGCGACCGCCTCTTCTCCGGCGGCGCCCTCGCCGCCGGATCGCTCATCCTGGTGGTGCTCGCCGGCGTCGCGATCTTCCTGGTCGCGCAGTCGCTCCCCGCCTTCCTGGTGGACCCCTCCGAGATCAAGGGCGAGCCCGAGAGCTTCTGGCACTACGTCGGACCGCTCGTCTTCGGCACCGTGTGGGCCGCCGCGCTCGCCCTCATCATCGCCGTGCCGATCGCGCTCGGCATCTCGCTCTTCATCTCGCACTACGCGCCGCGCCGCCTCGCGCAGGGCCTCGGCTACACGATCGACCTGCTCGCCGCGGTGCCGTCCGTCGTCTACGGCCTGTGGGGCGCCGGGGTGCTGGCGCCCGCCATCCAGCCCTTCTACGCCTGGCTCGTGGAGAACCTCGGCTGGATCCCGATCTTCGCGCCGCCCGTCTCCGGAACCGGCCGCACCATCCTCACCGTCGCGATCGTGCTCGCGGTGATGATCCTGCCGATCATCACCGCCCTGTGCCGCGAAGTGTTCCTGCAGACGCCGAAGCTCCACGAGGAGGCGGCGCTCGCCCTCGGCGCCACCCGCTGGGAGATGATCAAGATGGCGGTCATCCCCTTCGGCCGGCCCGGAATCGTCTCCGCGATCATGCTCGGCCTCGGCCGCGCCCTCGGCGAGACGATGGCCGTGGCCATGGTGCTCTCGCCCGCCTTCATCATCAGCTTCGTGCTCACCAGCCCGCAGAACCCGACGACGATCCCCGCCAACATCGCCCTCAACTACCCCGAGGCGCACGGCATCGACGTCAACGTGCTCATCGCGACCGGCCTCATCCTGTTCGTCATCACCTTCGCGGTCAACTCGGCCGCCCGCTGGGCGGTCTCGCGCCGCAAGGAATTCTCGGGAGCCAACTGA
- the pstB gene encoding phosphate ABC transporter ATP-binding protein PstB, which yields MSKRIEVRDLNVYYGGFRAVEGVTLTIEPRTVTAFIGPSGCGKSTFIRTLNRMHEVIPGARVEGEVLIDGNNLYGPGVDPVLVRRQVGMVFQRPNPFPTMSIRENVLAGVRLNNKRISKPDADDLVEKSLRGANLWNEVKDRLDKPGSGLSGGQQQRLCIARTIAVSPEVILMDEPCSALDPISTLAIEDLIEELKTEYTIVIVTHNMQQASRVSDRTAFFNIEGTGKPGKLIEFDDTIKIFSTPSVQATEDYVSGKFG from the coding sequence ATGTCCAAGCGCATCGAGGTCCGCGACCTCAACGTCTACTACGGCGGGTTCCGCGCCGTCGAGGGCGTCACCCTCACGATCGAGCCGCGCACCGTCACCGCCTTCATCGGCCCCTCCGGCTGCGGCAAGTCGACCTTCATCCGCACCCTCAACCGCATGCACGAGGTGATCCCCGGCGCGCGCGTCGAGGGCGAGGTGCTCATCGACGGCAACAACCTCTACGGCCCGGGTGTCGACCCGGTGCTCGTGCGTCGCCAGGTGGGCATGGTGTTCCAGCGACCGAACCCGTTCCCCACCATGTCGATCCGCGAGAACGTGCTCGCCGGCGTGCGCCTCAACAACAAGCGCATCTCGAAGCCCGACGCCGACGACCTCGTCGAGAAGTCGCTGCGCGGCGCCAACCTGTGGAACGAGGTGAAGGACCGCCTCGACAAGCCGGGATCGGGCCTCTCCGGCGGTCAGCAGCAGCGGTTGTGCATCGCCCGCACGATCGCGGTCTCGCCCGAGGTGATCCTCATGGACGAGCCGTGCTCCGCCCTCGACCCCATCTCGACGCTCGCCATCGAGGACCTCATCGAGGAGCTCAAGACCGAGTACACGATCGTCATCGTGACCCACAACATGCAGCAGGCCTCGCGCGTCTCCGACCGCACCGCCTTCTTCAACATCGAGGGCACCGGCAAGCCCGGCAAGCTCATCGAGTTCGACGACACGATCAAGATCTTCTCGACCCCGAGCGTGCAGGCCACCGAGGACTACGTCTCCGGCAAGTTCGGGTGA